One window of Penaeus chinensis breed Huanghai No. 1 chromosome 34, ASM1920278v2, whole genome shotgun sequence genomic DNA carries:
- the LOC125043672 gene encoding octopamine receptor beta-1R-like encodes MAAAKTLGIIVSVFLLCWLPFFTWYLVSALCGDSCAVPEVVVTILFWIGYFNSTLNPIIYAYFNRDFRKAFRKTLRHYGLDCGACKRCSRVRCGRGRKLMFCAGLAGGHESPSSEVQPRSALSSEYCHIEMTTVDKVARVGFDH; translated from the exons ATggcg gcTGCGAAGACCCTGGGCATCATCGTGTCCGTGTTCCTCCTGTGCTGGCTGCCCTTCTTCACGTGGTACTTGGTGTCCGCGCTGTGTGGCGACTCGTGCGCCGTGCCGGAGGTGGTCGTCACGATCCTCTTCTGGATTG GTTATTTCAACTCCACGCTGAACCCCATCATCTACGCCTACTTCAACCGCGACTTCAGAAAGGCTTTCCGCAAGACCCTGCGCCACTACGGGCTGGATTGCGGCGCCTGCAAGCGGTGTTCGCGCGTGCGCTGCGGCCGCGGGAGGAAGCTGATGTTCTGCGCGGGGCTGGCGGGCGGGCACGAGTCGCCGTCGTCGGAGGTGCAGCCGCGCTCCGCCCTCAGCTCCGAGTACTGCCACATCGAGATGACCACCGTGGACAAGGTGGCGCGGGTCGGCTTCGACCACTAG